The Neoarius graeffei isolate fNeoGra1 chromosome 25, fNeoGra1.pri, whole genome shotgun sequence genome includes a region encoding these proteins:
- the si:dkey-88l16.3 gene encoding low-density lipoprotein receptor-related protein 2, whose translation MDCKDGLDERNCYGAGKKAAKALSLVCAVGFKPCRDGSECIVYSHVCDGEKDCRDGSDEEDCEQQCEKGQFHCAHGRMCIDKKLVCDGTPQCQDRSDEMGCFTRTKGCSHHCDNKTRCIPDSFLCDGETDCQDGTDEADCDKGEKDFRATVCVEGFKPCKDGKECIHDSHVCDGEKDCKDGSDEEDCRHKSVTVRATVKSSPPEPVCKSPSVRCPGTSLCISQSQLCNSVLDCPDGFDELRCLHACSDPAHFLCKNKRKCIERALVCDGRPNCSDGSDESHCPTCPLHCDDGTVCLTNQQFCDGRMDCKDGLDERNCYKSVEAPSLECVEGFKPCRDGKECIHDSHVCDGEKDCKDGSDEEDCQNKLVKTTPEPVCKSPSVRCPGTSLCIAQSQLCDSVLDCSDGFDELRCLHACSDPAHFLCKNKRKCIERALVCDGHPDCSDGSDESRCPTCPLHCDDGTVCLTNQQFCDGRMDCKDGLDERNCYGAGKKAAKALSLVCAVGFKPCRDGSECIVYSHVCDGEKDCRDGSDEEGCEQQCKKGQFHCAHGRMCIDKKLVCDGTPQCQDRSDEMGCFTRTKGCSHHCDNKTRCIPDSFLCDGETDCQDGTDEADCDKGEKDFRATVCVEGFKPCRDGKECIHDSHVCDGEKDCKDGSDEEDCQHKSVTVRPTVKTSPPEPVCKSPSVRCPGTSLCISQSQLCNGVLDCPDGFDELRCLHACSDPAHFLCKNKRKCVERALVCDGRPDCSDGSDERSCYKSVEAPSLECVEGFKPCRDGKECIHDSHVCDGEKDCKDGSDEEDCQHKLVKTTPEPVCKSPSVRCEGTSLCIDQSQLCDGVLDCPDGFDELRCLHACSDPAHFLCKNKRKCIERALVCDGRPDCSDSSDESRCPTCPLHCDDGTVCLTNQQFCDGRMDCKDGLDERNCYATGKKSAQAPSLECPVGFKKCRDGSECVIYSHICDGETDCKDGSDEEDCEWNCKKGQFHCAHGRMCIDKKLVCDGTPQCQDRSDEMGCFTRTKACSHHCDNKTRCIPDSFLCDGERDCQDGTDEADCPPVNGGPVNSKVSSEVGSAFSAPHPDCRHPSVFCEDTALCMPPSQLCDGKLDCPDGSDELSCRDVGSCQKTGDFLCEDRRTCIEPSLVCNGHPDCTDGSDERDCTAATAKNAAGLKCRLGSKLCKDGSDCVLNTHICDGEVDCQDGSDEEGCDLQCDPGQFQCRHGRKCIDRKQVCDGVPQCPDNSDESTCWKPTRSCALRCDQNKLCIPEVFICNGIQDCWDGSDETDCGNTGPLSDCKSPFIPCLASSKCISQSQLCDGRKDCADGSDEKPCLQHCPHGDDFLCKDRRRCVDQRLVCDGRVHCTDASDEVDCPTVAAYTAKPAPVTCRLGLTPCKDGSDCILHSHVCDGEADCRDGSDEEGCDIQCKAEQFQCAHGRKCIDATLVCDGKPHCQDRSDETDCFKRTKSCSHRCDNKTRCIPENFLCDGEKDCIDGTDESDCGYPTQLKSCPPPSLLCRGGELCIPKAKLCDGKRDCPDGFDEEACIKRCPKAGDFLCKDKRKCVERGLVCNGRSDCTDGSDEKGCLTQSMKPNSRGPLKCRLGWKPCKDQTECVLYSHVCDGEVDCKDGSDEEDCQYRCRPDQFHCAHGKMCIDKKLVCDGTPQCQDRSDEMDCFTRTKSCTHRCDNKTRCIPENFLCDGERDCVDGTDEAGCNEGVKKASGTSSLNCPVGFKPCRDGKDCIHDSHVCDGEKDCKDGSDEEDCQGKPVLVGPTVKTALEPVCKSPSVSCEGTSLCIDQSQLCDGVLDCPDGFDELRCLHACSDPAHFLCKNKRKCIEQALVCDGHPDCSDGSDELRCPTCPLHCDDGTVCLTNQQICDGRMDCKDGFDEKKCYKTDKNTGGVSSKVCPVGFKPCRDGSDCIIYSHVCDGEKDCKDGSDEKDCEQQCKKSQFQCAHGRMCIDKKQVCDGTPQCQDRSDEMNCFKLSESCSHRCDNGSRCIPETFLCDGEQDCSDGTDETNCAKEPCLRGQFQCASGQCVSIIVRCDGYADCHDHSDEKNCRKPPHCPLEQRCPNSHVCLLKEWFCDGDPDCVDGSDEQNCKVSLVNCGKFQWSCKSKDQCIPTPWRCDGIEDCKDQSDEAECDPVKCPAHMFKCGSEECLDFRLVCDGVANCQDQSDEGPGCLRNVCSNQQQCEHCFNTPYGASCGCPTGFRIQADGLSCADIDECVESQPPVCSHRCVNTHGSYICHCHPGFILEPDGSSCKAPKEPALLASVQNEVLFIHLRSSNMQMLLPSGQKPIFTLDYDWREQRVFWVCLQEESIKYAVHGDKGSIKTLVKGVKSDSIAIDWVAENLYWVDGVAGQILAVSIGDHVVKQQNFTAILDEDLEHPRSLVLLPQKGIMLWSNIGKKSRIEQAGMDGSGRKVLISRDLKWPVALAVDVLGDRIYWADEQLKCIGSATMNGADIRLLQLMETSSPFSVAVFNDVVYWSDTQRRVIHGAHKVTGKNHKVILKRPGQPFGLKAVHPLLQYKVPNPCEKLGCSHMCVLAPGLKAVCRCPVGLLLAEDGFTCSSPEGSSTFLLLLSPTRLTKIFTRNLYGQVGLKQWPAHQAQSLPGINEASALDLVLSDNMLYVADGSQSLVAQMKMSDSTLTPEGQLLRLQGDAVTALAVDWITHNLYWSSSKKPEIYVTSAGGKFTSMVLQTGLQDTTSIALHPPTGRMCFTAIGSSKDALPQVGCAAMDGRHQIVLWKNMQLPSFLTFSSHGTAVYWADVATGMICSVNVDGSNYREYKTGTGSPLIVSFTRSENILFWITQYNGTTNVWYSDGIQPKQLWFEVQTNIVALKAYSANGQKGTNLCAENNGGCSHLCLAYPGGRSCRCTQGYIAVEDTQCVSGQRCPAGLKPCRDRYKCLSTTRFCDQIPDCQDGSDEEGCNVRKVGGQSCNSELCNGQGRCMMQEGKPVCECVQGYSGQFCQDKATSSVPIVLTVLFIIGLIIVAAVVLKWRKWKSGRSQPDKETLMKDMDMEEQEVLPENFANVLYDPIEEAEQVTCVE comes from the exons CAAGGACGGATCAGACGAAGAGGACTGTCGGCACAAAT CAGTCACTGTAAGGGCTACAGTTAAAAGCTCTCCTCCTGAACCAGTCTGTAAAAGCCCCTCGGTCAGGTGTCCAGGCACATCCCTGTGTATCAGTCAGTCTCAGCTGTGTAACAGTGTGTTGGATTGTCCTGATGGGTTTGATGAGCTCCGCTGTTTACATGCCTGCTCAGATCCAG CCCACTTCCTGTGTAAGAACAAGAGGAAGTGTATTGAGCGAGCCCTGGTGTGTGATGGTCGCCCCAACTGTTCTGATGGCTCAGATGAGTCACATTGTCCGACTTGTCCTCTGCACTGTGACGATGGAACTGTGTGTCTGACCAACCAGCAGTTCTGTGATGGAAGAATGGACTGTAAAGATGGCTTGGATGAGAGAAACTGCT ATAAATCTGTGGAAGCTCCATCCCTGGAATGTGTTGAGGGCTTCAAGCCATGCAGGGATGGAAAGGAGTGTATCCATGACAGtcatgtgtgtgatggagaaAAGGATTGTAAGGATGGGTCAGATGAGGAGGACTGTCAGAACAAAT TGGTTAAAACTACTCCAGAACCAGTCTGTAAAAGCCCCTCGGTCAGGTGTCCAGGCACATCCCTGTGTATCGCTCAGTCTCAGCTGTGTGACAGTGTGTTGGATTGTTCTGATGGGTTTGATGAGCTCCGTTGTTTACATGCCTGCTCGGATCCAG CCCACTTCCTGTGTAAGAACAAGAGGAAGTGTATTGAACGAGCCCTGGTGTGTGATGGTCACCCCGACTGTTCTGATGGTTCGGATGAGTCGCGGTGTCCAACTTGTCCTCTGCACTGTGACGATGGAACCGTGTGCCTGACCAACCAGCAGTTCTGTGATGGAAGAATGGACTGTAAAGATGGCTTGGATGAGAGAAACTGCT ATGGGGCTGGCAAAAAAGCTGCAAAAGCATTGTCCCTGGTATGTGCTGTGGGATTCAAGCCATGCAGGGATGGAAGCGAGTGTATCGTCTACAGTCACGTTTGTGATGGAGAGAAGGACTGCAGGGACGGGTCAGATGAAGAGGGCTGTGAGCAGCAATGTAAAAAAG GCCAGTTTCATTGTGCTCATGGAAGAATGTGCATAGACAAGAAGCTGGTGTGTGACGGGACTCCTCAGTGTCAGGATCGCTCCGATGAAATGGGCTGCTTTACCCGCACCAAGGGCTGCAGCCATCACTGTGACAATAAGACTCGGTGCATCCCAGACAGCTTCCTGTGTGATGGGGAGACAGACTGTCAGGATGGCACTGATGAAGCGGATTGCG ACAAGGGTGAAAAGGATTTCAGGGCTACTGTATGTGTTGAGGGCTTCAAGCCATGCAGGGATGGAAAGGAGTGTATCCATGACAGtcatgtgtgtgatggagaaAAGGACTGCAAAGACGGATCAGACGAGGAGGACTGTCAGCACAAAT caGTCACTGTAAGGCCTACAGTTAAAACCTCTCCTCCTGAACCAGTCTGTAAAAGCCCCTCTGTCAGATGTCCAGGCACATCACTGTGCATCAGTCAGTCTCAGCTGTGTAACGGTGTGTTGGATTGTCCTGATGGGTTTGATGAGCTCCGTTGTTTACATGCCTGCTCAGAtccag CCCACTTCCTGTGTAAGAACAAGAGGAAGTGTGTTGAACGAGCCCTGGTGTGTGATGGTCGCCCTGACTGTTCTGATGGCTCAGATGAGAGAAGCTGCT ATAAATCTGTGGAAGCTCCATCCCTGGAATGTGTTGAGGGCTTCAAGCCATGCAGGGATGGAAAGGAGTGTATCCATGACAGtcatgtgtgtgatggagaaAAGGACTGCAAGGACGGATCAGATGAGGAGGACTGTCAGCACAAAC TGGTTAAAACTACTCCAGAACCAGTCTGTAAAAGCCCCTCTGTAAGGTGTGAAGGAACATCACTGTGCATCGATCAGTCTCagctgtgtgatggtgtgttggaTTGTCCTGATGGGTTTGATGAGCTCCGCTGTCTACATGCCTGCTCGGATCCAG CCCACTTCCTGTGCAAGAACAAGAGGAAGTGTATTGAACGAGCCCTGGTGTGTGATGGTCGCCCCGACTGTTCTGATAGTTCGGATGAGTCGCGGTGTCCGACTTGTCCGCTGCACTGTGACGACGGAACCGTATGCCTGACCAACCAGcagttctgtgatggacgaatggACTGTAAAGATGGCTTGGATGAGAGGAACTGCT ATGCAACTGGGAAAAAATCTGCACAAGCTCCATCCCTGGAATGTCCTGTGGGCTTCAAAAAATGCAGGGATGGAAGTGAGTGTGTTATCTACAGTCACATTTGTGATGGAGAAACGGACTGTAAGGATGGGTCTGATGAGGAGGACTGTGAGTGGAACTGTAAAAAAG GCCAGTTTCATTGTGCTCATGGAAGAATGTGCATAGACAAGAAGCTGGTGTGTGACGGGACTCCTCAGTGTCAGGATCGCTCCGATGAAATGGGCTGCTTTACCCGCACCAAGGCCTGCAGCCATCACTGTGACAATAAGACTCGGTGCATCCCAGACAGCTTCCTGTGTGATGGGGAGAGAGACTGTCAGGATGGCACTGATGAAGCGGATTGCC CTCCTGTTAATGGAGGGCCGGTCAACAGCAAGGTCTCTTCTGAAGTAGGGTCAGCGTTTTCAGCTCCACATCCAGATTGTAGGCACCCCTCAGTGTTTTGTGAAGACACTGCACTGTGCATGCCCCCAAGTCAACTCTGTGATGGAAAGCTGGACTGTCCCGATGGTTCTGATGAGCTCTCGTGTCGAGATGTTGGAAGCTGTCAGAAAACGG GTGACTTCCTCTGTGAGGACAGGAGGACGTGTATTGAGCCATCTTTGGTGTGTAATGGACACCCTGACTGCACTGATGGCTCTGATGAGAGGGACTGTACTGCCGCGACAGCAAAAAATGCAGCTGGCTTAAAGTGCCGTTTGGGCTCCAAGCTCTGTAAGGATGGCAGTGACTGTGTGCTGAACACCCATATATGTGATGGTGAGGTCGACTGTCAAGATGGCTCTGATGAAGAGGGATGTGACCTTCAGTGTGATCCAG GTCAGTTTCAGTGTCGTCATGGTAGAAAGTGCATAGACAGGAAGCAGGTGTGTGACGGGGTTCCTCAGTGTCCTGATAACTCTGACGAATCAACATGCTGGAAGCCTACAAGAAGTTGTGCCCTGCGCTGTGATCAGAACAAACTCTGTATTCCGGAAGTGTTTATCTGCAATGGGATCCAGGACTGCTGGGATGGATCAGATGAAACTGACTGCG GCAACACTGGACCACTGTCTGATTGTAAAAGCCCATTTATACCATGCCTGGCAAGTTCAAAGTGCATCTCCCAGAGTCAGCTCTGTGATGGCagaaaggactgtgctgatgggtCTGATGAAAAACCATGTCTTCAGCACTGTCCCCATGGTG ATGACTTCCTGTGTAAAGATCGGAGAAGGTGTGTTGACCAAAGACTGGTCTGTGATGGCCGTGTGCACTGCACAGATGCTTCTGACGAGGTGGATTGTCCAACTGTCGCTGCTTATACAGCTAAACCAGCTCCTGTGACATGCCGTTTGGGTTTGACACCTTGTAAGGATGGCAGTGACTGTATCCTGCAcagtcatgtgtgtgatggggaggCCGACTGCAGAGATGGATCTGACGAAGAGGGCTGTGACATTCAGTGCAAAGCTG AGCAGTTTCAGTGTGCTCATGGAAGGAAGTGCATTGATGCCACCCTGGTGTGTGATGGCAAACCACACTGTCAGGATCGTTCTGATGAAACCGACTGCTTCAAACGCACCAAGAGCTGCAGCCATCGCTGTGACAATAAGACCCGCTGCATCCCAGAAAACTTCCTGTGTGATGGGGAGAAGGACTGTATAGATGGCACTGATGAATCAGActgtg GCTACCCTACACAGCTGAAAAGCTGTCCACCCCCTTCGCTATTGTGTCGAGGGGGAGAACTATGCATCCCTAAAGCTAAACTGTGTGATGGAAAGCGTGACTGTCCAGATGGCTTTGATGAAGAAGCTTGCATTAAAAGGTGTCCAAAAGCAG GTGACTTCTTGTGCAAGGACAAGAGGAAGTGTGTTGAGAGGGGTTTGGTCTGTAATGGCCGTTCTGACTGCACTGATGGCTCTGATGAGAAGGGATGTCTCACTCAGTCTATGAAGCCAAACAGCAGAGGTCCACTAAAGTGTCGTTTGGGCTGGAAGCCTTGTAAGGACCAAACGGAGTGTGTGCTCTACAGTCATGTATGTGATGGTGAGGTTGACTGTAAAGATGGCTCTGATGAAGAAGACTGTCAATATCGGTGTAGACCAG ACCAGTTTCACTGTGCTCATGGAAAAATGTGCATAGACAAGAAGCTGGTGTGTGACGGGACTCCTCAGTGTCAGGATCGCTCTGATGAAATGGACTGCTTTACCCGCACCAAGAGCTGCACCCATCGCTGTGACAATAAGACTCGGTGCATCCCTGAGAACTTCCTGTGTGATGGGGAAAGGGACTGTGTAGATGGCACTGATGAAGCAGGCTGTA atgaggGTGTGAAGAAGGCTTCAGGAACATCATCCCTAAATTGTCCTGTGGGCTTCAAACCATGCAGGGATGGAAAGGATTGTATCCATGACAGtcatgtgtgtgatggagaaAAGGACTGCAAGGATGGGTCCGATGAGGAGGACTGTCAAGGCAAAC CTGTCCTTGTTGGACCTACAGTTAAAACTGCTCTTGAACCAGTCTGTAAAAGCCCCTCTGTCAGCTGTGAAGGAACATCACTGTGCATCGATCAGTCTCAGCTGTGTGACGGTGTGTTGGATTGTCCTGATGGGTTTGATGAGCTCCGCTGTTTACATGCCTGCTCAGATCCAG CCCACTTCCTGTGTAAGAACAAGAGGAAGTGTATTGAACAAGCCCTGGTGTGTGATGGTCACCCCGACTGTTCTGATGGCTCGGATGAGTTACGTTGTCCAACTTGCCCTCTGCACTGTGACGATGGGACAGTCTGCCTGACCAACCAGCAAATCTGTGATGGAAGAATGGACTGTAAAGATGGTTTTGATGAGAAGAAATGCT ACAAGACTGACAAAAATACTGGAGGAGTTTCATCCAAGGTATGTCCTGTGGGCTTCAAACCATGCAGGGATGGAAGTGATTGCATCATCTACAGTCATGTATGCGATGGAGAGAAGGATTGCAAGGATGGGTCAGATGAGAAGGACTGTGAACAGCAGTGTAAAAAAA GCCAGTTCCAGTGTGCTCATGGGAGGATGTGTATAGACAAGAAGCAGGTGTGTGACGGAACCCCACAGTGCCAGGATCGCTCTGATGAAATGAATTGTTTTAAACTGTCCGAGTCCTGCAGCCACCGCTGTGATAACGGAAGCCGCTGCATCCCTGAAACTTTCCTTTGTGATGGCGAGCAAGACTGTTCAGATGGTACAGATGAGACCAACTGTG CAAAGGAGCCATGTCTCCGTGGACAGTTTCAGTGTGCCAGTGGACAGTGTGTATCCATAATTGTCCGTTGTGACGGCTATGCAGATTGTCACGATCATTCTGATGAGAAGAACTGTCGTAAACCTCCGCACTGCCCCCTGGAGCAGCGCTGCCCCAACAGCCATGTGTGCCTTCTGAAAGAGTGGTTCTGTGATGGAGACCCAGACTGTGTTGATGGGTCAGATGAACAG AACTGCAAGGTCTCTCTTGTGAACTGTGGAAAGTTTCAGTGGTCCTGCAAGTCTAAAGATCAGTGCATTCCCACACCTTGGCGATGTGATGGAATTGAGGACTGTAAAGACCAGAGTGACGAAGCGGAAT GTGATCCGGTGAAATGCCCTGCACACATGTTCAAGTGTGGCAGCGAGGAGTGTCTGGACTTCAGGCTGGTCTGTGATGGTGTTGCGAACTGTCAGGATCAGTCTGATGAGGGTCCAGGGTGTCTCAGGAATGTCTGCTCCAACCAACAACAATGCGAGCACTGTTTCAACACTCCTTATGGAGCG AGCTGTGGGTGTCCAACAGGCTTCCGGATCCAGGCAGACGGTTTATCCTGTGCAGACATTGATGAATGTGTGGAAAGTCAGCCTCCTGTGTGTAGCCACAGATGTGTCAACACGCATGGCTCCTACATATGCCACTGTCATCCAGGTTTTATACTAGAGCCAGATGGCAGCAGCTGTAAGGCACCAA AGGAACCTGCTCTTCTGGCATCCGTGCAGAACGAGGTCCTGTTTATCCACCTGCGGAGCAGCAACATGCAGAtgcttcttccctcaggccagAAGCCTATCTTTACTCTGGATTATGACTGGAGGGAACAGCGGGTGTTCTGGGTCTGTCTGCAGGAGGAAAGCATCAAATATGCAGTGCATGGAGATAAGGGATCCATCAAGACACTTGTTAAAG GTGTGAAGTCTGACTCGATTGCCATAGACTGGGTTGCAGAAAACCTGTACTGGGTGGATGGAGTTGCTGGCCAGATTTTAGCTGTAAGCATTGGTGACCATGTAGTGAAGCAACAAAACTTCACTGCGATTCTGGATGAAGACCTGGAGCACCCTCGTTCTCTGGTGCTTCTGCCTCAGAAAGG GATAATGCTGTGGTCAAACATTGGGAAGAAGTCTCGGATCGAGCAAGCTGGCATGGATGGCTCGGGGAGGAAGGTGCTGATCAGCCGTGATTTAAAGTGGCCTGTAGCCTTGGCTGTAGATGTACTGGGTGACAGAATCTACTGGGCAGATGAGCAGCTCAAGTGCATTGGTTCAGCTACAATGAATGGTGCTGACATCAGG CTGCTGCAGTTGATGGAGACTTCAAGCCCTTTCTCTGTGGCGGTCTTTAATGATGTGGTGTACTGGTCAGACACCCAGAGACGGGTCATCCATGGGGCTCACAAAGTCACTGGCAAGAACCACAAAGTTATTCTCAAGAGGCCTGGCCAACCATTTGGGCTTAAA GCTGTGCATCCCCTCCTGCAGTATAAGGTGCCAAACCCTTGTGAGAAACTTGGATGTTCTCACATGTGTGTACTAGCCCCAGGGCTCAAGGCAGTATGTCGTTGCCCAGTAGGACTGCTGTTGGCTGAGGATGGATTTACCTGTAGCTCACCTGAAGGCTCCTCTACATTCCTACTGCTGCTTTCTCCAACTAGACTCACCAAG ATTTTCACAAGAAACCTGTATGGTCAAGTCGGACTAAAGCAATGGCCTGCACACCAAGCGCAGTCTCTTCCTGGCATAAATGAAGCCTCTGCGCTGGACTTGGTTCTTAGTGACAACATGCTCTATGTAGCAGATGGCAGCCAGTCTCTTGTGGCACAGATGAAAATGAGTGACTCCACACTGACACCTGAAGGGCAGCTATTGCGTTTACAAGGAGATGCAGTGACTGCACTGGCTGTAGACTGGATCACACACAACTTGTATTGGAGCAGCAGCAAGAAGCCGGAGATCTATGTCACATCAGCAGGTGGGAAGTTCACCAGCATGGTTCTGCAGACTGGGCTCCAGGACACCACCTCTATTGCACTACACCCACCCACAGGCAGGATGTGCTTCACAGCCATCGGGTCATCCAAGGATGCTTTGCCCCAGGTGGGCTGTGCCGCCATGGATGGCAGGCATCAAATTGTGCTTTGGAAGAACATGCAGCTTCCCAGTTTTTTGACTTTTTCAAGCCATGGCACAGCAGTTTACTGGGCAGATGTTG CCACTGGAATGATTTGCTCTGTGAACGTTGATGGGTCAAATTATAGGGAATATAAAACTGGAACCGGATCTCCTTTAATTGTGTCTTTCACCCGAAGTGAAAACATTCTCTTCTGGATCACCCAGTACAATG GCACAACCAATGTCTGGTACAGTGATGGCATCCAACCTAAACAGTTGTGGTTTGAAGTGCAAACAAACATTGTAGCACTGAAGGCATACAGCGCAAATGGCCAGAAAG GAACCAACTTGTGTGCAGAGAATAATGGTGGTTGTAGTCACTTGTGTCTGGCATACCCAGGAGGACGGTCATGCCGTTGTACACAAGGCTACATCGCTGTAGAGGACACCCAGTGTGTATCTGGCCAACGGTGTCCAGCCGGCTTGAAGCCTTGCAGAGACCGGTACAAGTGCCTCTCCACCACCAGGTTTTGTGACCAAATCCCAGATTGCCAGGATGGCTCAGATGAAGAGGGCTGCAATGTCCGCAAAGTGGGTGGCCAGTCCTGCAATTCTGAGCTTTGTAATGGCCAAGGGCGCTGTATGATGCAAGAAGGGAAACCAGTGTGCGAGTGTGTACAGGGTTACAGTGGGCAGTTCTGCCAAGACAAGGCAACCAGCAGTGTTCCTATTGTCCTTACGGTCCTCTTTATCATTGGCCTAATCATTGTAGCTGCAGTGGTTCTAAAATGGAG AAAATGGAAATCGGGAAGAAGCCAGCCAGATAAGGAAACCCTCATGAAGGACATGGACATGGAAGAACAGGAGGTGCTCCCTGAAAACTTTGCAAATGTCCTCTATGACCCAATTGAGGAGGCA GAACAAGTGACATGTGTTGAATGa